DNA from Rubripirellula lacrimiformis:
GAACCGGTGCAACTGCCAGTGTGCGATTTCATGGCCGAGCGTGAAGTGATAACGGCCAAGCAGATCCGGAAAGCGATCTGGATTCAGTGCGTCGTCGATCAGAATGTGCCGCCGCGAGAACCAGATCGCACCATGAACGCGACCACCAAGTTGGCTCTGTAGATCCGAGAACCCAAACGTCAGCGGCAACACCGAGGTCGTGACGTCTTCGATTTCGATGGGAGGTTTCATGATCGGCCCGAATCGCTTCGCGTACTCCGCCAGCACCGCGTCGGCCTCGGCAGCGATCTGGCGAGACGACAGCGGCGGCACTTCGATTCCCTGTGCCAACAAATCAACGACCATCGTCATTTCCCCCGCTTTTTCATTTTACGAATCTGTTCTTTGATGACTTCAAATTGTTCTGGTGAAAGCCCAGTCGCCAACCGCATCAGCTCGGGCATGTCTTTAGGGTGTTGGCGGACCATGATATCCACGTCATCCGGCACGCGATCCGCCAGCCGAATCCATTCGTCGGAATCCTCGCCCAACAACTCGGCGATCTTCGTGACACGATCCGCCGTCGGCGGCGCGAAGTGATCCTGTTCGACCTGCGACAGATAAGTTGCCGACACGCCAATCATCTCGGCGAACTTGCGCAGCGTGATCTTCTTCGCCATCCGTTTTTCGCGCAGCACCGCGCCAAACGACTTCGCACCACGAGCCTT
Protein-coding regions in this window:
- a CDS encoding helix-turn-helix domain-containing protein: MKKARGAKSFGAVLREKRMAKKITLRKFAEMIGVSATYLSQVEQDHFAPPTADRVTKIAELLGEDSDEWIRLADRVPDDVDIMVRQHPKDMPELMRLATGLSPEQFEVIKEQIRKMKKRGK